One window from the genome of Candidatus Didemnitutus sp. encodes:
- the gluQRS gene encoding tRNA glutamyl-Q(34) synthetase GluQRS produces MNTNSIQASAKRGCDLSGIRVYWCPFVVNPSFSYRGRLAPSPTGFLHLGHARTFWIAQQRAQARGGELLLRNDDLDTARCRPEFVAAMREDLAWFGFTWREPMVSQSARLPLYRAALARLHAGGFIYPCHRSRKDVLAAATAPHDGDESDEPLYPPEFRPPADAPLPPLTDPVNVNWRFRVPDGETIAFVDGHSGPQQAIAGRDFGDFLVWRKDDTPSYQLACVVDDDDLDITEVVRGADLIKSTFRQFLLFRALGCAAPAFYHCPLVTDDHGVRLAKRHDALSLRALRSAGRTPDELRASW; encoded by the coding sequence ATGAACACGAATTCAATCCAAGCCTCCGCAAAACGCGGCTGTGATTTGTCCGGCATTCGTGTCTATTGGTGTCCATTCGTGGTTAACCCGTCCTTCAGTTACCGCGGCCGCCTCGCGCCCTCGCCCACGGGCTTCCTCCACCTCGGCCACGCGCGCACCTTCTGGATTGCCCAGCAGCGCGCGCAGGCCCGCGGCGGCGAGTTGCTCCTGCGCAACGACGACCTCGACACCGCGCGCTGCCGCCCGGAATTCGTCGCCGCGATGCGTGAAGATCTTGCCTGGTTCGGCTTCACTTGGCGCGAACCGATGGTCTCCCAGAGCGCGCGCCTGCCGCTTTACCGCGCCGCGCTCGCCCGGCTTCATGCCGGCGGCTTCATCTACCCGTGTCACCGCTCGCGCAAGGACGTGCTCGCCGCCGCCACCGCGCCGCACGACGGCGACGAATCCGACGAGCCGCTCTACCCGCCCGAATTCCGCCCGCCCGCCGACGCCCCGTTGCCACCGCTCACCGACCCCGTGAACGTGAACTGGCGCTTCCGCGTCCCCGACGGCGAGACGATCGCGTTCGTCGACGGACATTCCGGTCCGCAGCAAGCGATCGCCGGCCGCGACTTCGGCGACTTCCTCGTCTGGCGCAAAGACGACACGCCGAGCTACCAACTCGCCTGCGTGGTCGACGACGACGACCTCGACATCACGGAAGTCGTGCGCGGTGCCGACCTGATCAAATCGACGTTTCGCCAATTCCTGCTCTTCCGCGCGCTCGGCTGCGCGGCACCGGCCTTTTATCACTGTCCTCTCGTCACCGACGACCACGGCGTGCGCCTCGCCAAACGCCACGACGCCCTCTCGCTCCGCGCCCTCCGCTCCGCCGGCCGCACGCCTGACGAGCTCCGCGCCAGCTGGTAA
- a CDS encoding zinc ribbon domain-containing protein produces MATYVYETIPEQPGETARRFEVVQSMKDAPLTRDPASGQRVRRVISGGFGLMAVGEKSSSAPAAAPCAPGCACHAGPRIPPVS; encoded by the coding sequence ATGGCCACCTACGTCTACGAAACGATTCCCGAGCAGCCCGGCGAAACGGCGCGGCGTTTCGAAGTCGTCCAGAGCATGAAAGACGCCCCGCTCACGCGCGACCCGGCGTCCGGCCAGCGCGTGCGCCGCGTCATCTCCGGCGGCTTCGGCCTCATGGCCGTGGGCGAAAAATCTTCCAGCGCTCCCGCCGCCGCGCCCTGCGCGCCCGGCTGCGCCTGTCACGCCGGCCCGCGCATCCCGCCTGTTTCCTGA
- a CDS encoding DUF5069 domain-containing protein, giving the protein MSNIQNAYTAPAGAAANAISFAAPDLRRHPPRSPRTRLGGYVHLPRLIDKARAQIAGTNGDYHFDCPMDKRFWAFTGLAPEAMFAEIKSGKSDSELLAFVQATAKKHPSEVAEWSRWFEQLTPTSPDGREFFNDIHRKNAPQREDIATWFDWLELDDFVTFGGRP; this is encoded by the coding sequence ATGTCGAATATCCAAAACGCCTATACCGCACCCGCCGGCGCCGCCGCTAACGCCATTTCCTTCGCCGCGCCCGATCTCCGGCGGCATCCGCCGCGCAGCCCGCGCACGCGCCTCGGCGGCTACGTGCACCTGCCGCGCCTGATCGACAAGGCCCGCGCGCAGATCGCCGGCACGAACGGCGACTACCATTTCGATTGCCCGATGGACAAACGCTTCTGGGCCTTCACCGGTCTCGCACCCGAGGCGATGTTCGCCGAAATCAAGTCCGGCAAGAGCGACAGCGAACTGCTCGCCTTCGTGCAAGCCACGGCGAAAAAGCACCCAAGCGAAGTCGCCGAATGGTCGCGCTGGTTCGAGCAACTCACGCCGACGAGCCCCGACGGCCGTGAATTCTTCAACGACATCCACCGCAAGAACGCGCCGCAGCGCGAAGACATCGCCACGTGGTTCGACTGGCTCGAACTCGACGACTTCGTGACGTTCGGCGGCCGGCCGTGA
- a CDS encoding nucleotide pyrophosphohydrolase — translation MSKPMRDDQTTVAELRERVLAFARERDWVQFHSPKNLSMALAAEAGELMEHFLWAESAASQGVVQDPKKRQKIADEVADVVIYALEFANISGLDVAAAIEAKLAQNAAKYPVEKARGRTEKYTEL, via the coding sequence ATGAGCAAACCGATGCGCGACGACCAAACCACGGTGGCGGAGCTGCGGGAGCGCGTGCTGGCGTTCGCGCGCGAGCGGGACTGGGTGCAGTTCCACTCGCCGAAGAACCTGAGCATGGCGCTTGCGGCCGAAGCGGGTGAATTGATGGAGCATTTCCTCTGGGCAGAGTCCGCTGCGTCGCAAGGCGTGGTGCAGGATCCGAAAAAGCGCCAGAAAATCGCCGACGAAGTCGCGGACGTGGTGATCTACGCGCTGGAGTTCGCCAACATCAGCGGGCTCGACGTCGCCGCGGCGATCGAAGCGAAGCTCGCGCAGAATGCGGCGAAGTATCCGGTCGAGAAGGCGCGTGGACGCACGGAGAAATACACTGAGCTGTGA